From the Actinopolymorpha singaporensis genome, the window GACCCCCGCTACGCCTCCTACTCCGCGTTCGTCTCGCTGTTCACCGCCGCGATGCTGGTCGTGGTGACCGCGAACGACCTGTTCGTGCTGCTGGTCGGCTGGGAGGTGATGGGCATCTGCTCGTACTTCCTGATCGGCCACCACTGGGAGCTGCCGGAGGCCCGCGACGGCGCGATCAAGGCGTTCCTCGTCACCCGGCTGGGGGACATCGGCTTCCTGTTCGGCATCTTCGCCCTCGGTCTCGGCGCCGGCACGTTCTCGATCGGCGGCGTGCGCGACGCCGCCGCCAACGGCGGGTTGACATCGGGTACGGCAACCGTGGCGACGTTGCTGTTGCTGTGCGGCGTGGCCGGCAAGTCCGCGCAGTTCCCCCTGCACGTGTGGCTTCCCGACGCGATGGCCGGCCCGACCCCGATCAGCGCGCTAATCCACGCGGCCACCATGGTGGCGGCCGGGGTGTTCGTGGTGGCCCGGCTGCTGCCGGTGTTCCAGGAGGCTCCGGCCACGCTCGCGGTGCTGGCCGTGGTCGCCGCGGTGACGATGGTGGGTTCGGCGCTGTGCGCGCTGGCCGAGAACGACATCAAGCGGGTGCTGGCGTGGTCGACGGTCAGCCAGCTGGCGTACATGCTGGCCGGTCTCGCCGCAGGCGGCTACACCGCGGGGGTGTTGCTGCTGGTGGCGCACGGAGCATTCAAGGCGCTGCTGTTCCTGTGCGCGGGCGCGCTGATCCACGCGGTCGGCAGCAACTCCATGGACGCGATGGGCGGGCTGCGCCGCACGCTGCCGGTGACGTTCGTGACGATGACGGTCGGGTTGGGCGCCCTCGCCGCGGTGCCGCCGCTGTCCGGGTTCTTCGCCAAGGACGCCGTGCTGGGGGCGATCTCGCGGGCGGCGTTCCACGGCGGGCCGCTGCCGGGCTGGGCCGCCTGGGTGGCGCTGGTCGCCGGCTTCGCCACCGTGGCGCTCACCGCGGCGTACGCCACGAGGATGTGGCTGCGGGTCTTCTTCGGCACGCCCACCGGCACCGTCCCCGCCGCGCCCAGCCAGCCCGCGCACACCGAGCCGCACCTGGCCGAGGCGCCCGCCCTGATGCGCCGGCCGCTGGTGGTGCTCGCCGTCCCGGCCGCGCTGGTCGGCTGGCTCGCCCTCGTACCCGGCACGTGGGCACGCTGGCTCGGCGGCGGCGGGCCCGGCATCCCCGAACCCACCATGGTCCACTGGACGACCACACTGCTGGCGCTCGTCCACCTGGTTCTCGCCTGTGCGCTGGTGACCTGGGCCTGGCGGCACGTCGAACGCGACGACCCCGCGCGGATGCTGGGCCGGTCGCGTCCGCTGCTGGCGAACGGCTTCCGGATGGACGAGCTGATCGCGGCGTACGTCGTCCGGCCGGTGTGGGGCCTGGCCCGGGCCGTCGTCGCCGGTGACCGCGACGTCGTCGACTTCTACGTACGAGGGTCCGGTCGCGCGGCCCGCTGGGTCGGTGGCGGCCTGCGGCTGCTGCAGACCGGCAACGTGTCCACCTACCTCAGCCTGCTGCTCGCCGGGGTCGTCCTGCTGGCCGTCGCGGCGTTGGGGGCGTTCGCATGAACGTCGTACTCCAGCTTCTCCTCGCCGTACCCCTCCTCGGCGCGCTGATCCTCACAGCCGGCCGTCGGCTGGTGCCCGACCGCGCCACCGCGGCGTTCGGCGCGGTGGCCGGCGCGGTGACCCTGCTGCTCGCGGTCTGGCTGGCCGCGGCGTTCGACTATGGCGCCGCGCACCGGGTGCAGTTCCAGACCGACGTGAGCTGGATCCCGGCCGTCGACGTGCGCTGGCACCTCGGCATGGACGGCGTCTCGTTGCCGATGGTGCTGCTCACCGCATTGCTGGCGTTCCTGTGCCTCCTCTACACCACCCGGGTCGCGCCGGAGGGCGGCCGGGTGCGCGCGCTGGTGGCGCTGGTGCTGCTGCTCGAGGTCGGCATGCTCGGCACGTTCGTGGCGTTCGATCTGATCGTCTTCTTCCTGTTCTTCGAGGTCGTGCTGGTCCCGATGTGGTTCGTGATCGCGGTGTGGGGCGACCCGCACGACGCGGCCGGCCGGCGCCGCGCGGCGACGACGTTCATCCTGTACACCCTGCTCGGCAGCGCGATCATGCTGCTGGGCTTCCTGCTGGTCTACACCGGCGCGCACACGTTCGACCTGACCGAGCTCGCGAGGCGCGGGGGCAACGGGATCCCGCGCGGGACCCAGGTGCTGGCCGCGGTGGCGATCGGCCTCGGCCTCGCGGTGAAGAGCCCGATGTGGCCGCTGCACAGCTGGCTGCCGGACGCGCACGCCAAGGCGCCGACTGTCGGGTCGGTGCTGCTGGCCGGGGTGCTGCTGAAGATGGGCACGTACGGCTTCGTCCGCGTGTGGCTGCCGGTGGTGCCCGACGGCGCCCGGGCGGTCGCGCCGTACCTCGCGGGGTTGGCGACGGTCGGCATCCTCTACGGCGCGCTGGCCTGCCTGCGCCAGAGCGAGCTGAAACGGCTGATCGCGTACTCCTCGGTCGGGCACATGGGCTTCGTGCTGCTCGGCATCGCCACCCTCACGGCTGCGGGCGTCAACGGCGCGTTGTTCGCCGGGGTGGCGCACGGTCTGATCACCGGGCTGCTGTTCTTCGTGGCCGGGGCGATCAAGGACCGGCACGGTACCGGCGACCTCGCCCGGCTGGGTGGCGGGATGTACGCCCGGATGCCGCGCCTCGCCGGGGTGTTCGTCTTCGGTGCGGTGGCCAGCCTCGGGCTGCCCGGGCTGGCCGGCTTCTGGGGCGAGATGCTGGCCTTGTTCGGCGCCTGGCACCCAGCCGCCTCGCTCACCCGTACGACGTACCTCGTCCTGATGGTGCTCGCCGGGCTCGGTGCCGTCCTCACCGCGGCGTACTTCCTCGTCCTCGTCCGCCGGATGTGCCAGGGCACCGACACGATCGGGCCGAGCCTGCTGTCCGTGCGCGACGTCACCGCCGTCGAGGTGGTGGCGTGGGCGCCACTGGTCGCGCTGACGGTGGTGCTCGGCCTGTATCCGGGCGCGGTGCTGACGGTGACCGACCCGGCCGTGCGGTTCCTGGTGGGCGGGTGAGTGCGGTGGTGAGTGCCGTGGGTTTCGTGCAGCCGGTCCCGTGGCTGGTGATCAGCCCGCCGTTGGCGGTGGCGGTGACCGCGCTGCTGGTGCTGGTGGTGGACGCGTTCGCGCCGGCCCGCCGGCGTGGTGCGGCGCCGTGGCTCTCGCTGGCCGGGCTGGTGGCCGGGATCGCACTGCTGGTGGTGTCGATGGCGCGGGCGTCGTCGTGGGCGGAGGGCGCCTTCTGCGCTTCTGGGACGGGTGCGCCGTTGCGGGCCGTCGCGTGTTCGTACGTCGCCGACCCGCTCACCTGGACGTTCCAGTTCATCGTCGCGGGCGGGGCGGCGATCGTGGTGCTGCTGTCCGCCGGCAGTGGGTGGGAGGGGCGCAGGTGGCCGCCCGACCGGCCGGGGGTGCGGAGCTACGGGGAGCCGGCCGGGACCGGGACGCTCGGCGGCGGCATCCCCACCGGTGAGTACCACTTCCTGCTGCTCGCCTCGGCGGCCGGCGCGATGACCCTCGCCGCCGCCCGTGACCTGATCACGCTGGTGGTGGCGCTGGAGGTCGTGTCGCTGCCGGTGTTCGCGCTGGTCGGGCTGCGACGGGGGGACCGGCGCGGTGCCGAGGGGGCGCTGAAGTTCTTCCTGGTGTCGGTCGTCTCGGTCGGGGTGATGCTGTTCGGGGTGTCGCTGGTGTACGGCGTGACCGGCACGATGTATCTCGACCGGATCGCCCGGGCGCTGAGTCCCGCGGGGCACCCCGGCGTGGCGGGGTCCGCCGCCATCGCCGCCACCCCGGCCCTGCCCGGTGGCGATCTGGCCGCGGTCGCCGGGCTCGGGGTGATGCTGACGCTGGTCGGGCTGGCGTTCAAGGTCGCCGCCGTGCCGTTCCACTTCTGGGTGCCGGACACCTACGTCGGCGCGCCCGTGCCGGTCGCGGCGTACCTCTCGGTGGTCTCCAAGGCGGCCGGGTTCGTCGGCATCCTGCTGGTCGTCGGGTGGGCGTTCCCGGGGTACGTCGGGATGTGGGCGCCGATCATCGGCGTACTGGCGGCGGCGACTATGACGCT encodes:
- a CDS encoding NADH-quinone oxidoreductase subunit L gives rise to the protein MTAVWVALLAPFAAALAALALGRRLPKMVAPIGVAGAGVGFLAACVLAGFDIAGDLGQRGATLAHVPTGGLAFDIAFRVDGLSALVAVLVTGVALAVQIYSIDYLRGDPRYASYSAFVSLFTAAMLVVVTANDLFVLLVGWEVMGICSYFLIGHHWELPEARDGAIKAFLVTRLGDIGFLFGIFALGLGAGTFSIGGVRDAAANGGLTSGTATVATLLLLCGVAGKSAQFPLHVWLPDAMAGPTPISALIHAATMVAAGVFVVARLLPVFQEAPATLAVLAVVAAVTMVGSALCALAENDIKRVLAWSTVSQLAYMLAGLAAGGYTAGVLLLVAHGAFKALLFLCAGALIHAVGSNSMDAMGGLRRTLPVTFVTMTVGLGALAAVPPLSGFFAKDAVLGAISRAAFHGGPLPGWAAWVALVAGFATVALTAAYATRMWLRVFFGTPTGTVPAAPSQPAHTEPHLAEAPALMRRPLVVLAVPAALVGWLALVPGTWARWLGGGGPGIPEPTMVHWTTTLLALVHLVLACALVTWAWRHVERDDPARMLGRSRPLLANGFRMDELIAAYVVRPVWGLARAVVAGDRDVVDFYVRGSGRAARWVGGGLRLLQTGNVSTYLSLLLAGVVLLAVAALGAFA
- a CDS encoding complex I subunit 4 family protein; the encoded protein is MNVVLQLLLAVPLLGALILTAGRRLVPDRATAAFGAVAGAVTLLLAVWLAAAFDYGAAHRVQFQTDVSWIPAVDVRWHLGMDGVSLPMVLLTALLAFLCLLYTTRVAPEGGRVRALVALVLLLEVGMLGTFVAFDLIVFFLFFEVVLVPMWFVIAVWGDPHDAAGRRRAATTFILYTLLGSAIMLLGFLLVYTGAHTFDLTELARRGGNGIPRGTQVLAAVAIGLGLAVKSPMWPLHSWLPDAHAKAPTVGSVLLAGVLLKMGTYGFVRVWLPVVPDGARAVAPYLAGLATVGILYGALACLRQSELKRLIAYSSVGHMGFVLLGIATLTAAGVNGALFAGVAHGLITGLLFFVAGAIKDRHGTGDLARLGGGMYARMPRLAGVFVFGAVASLGLPGLAGFWGEMLALFGAWHPAASLTRTTYLVLMVLAGLGAVLTAAYFLVLVRRMCQGTDTIGPSLLSVRDVTAVEVVAWAPLVALTVVLGLYPGAVLTVTDPAVRFLVGG
- a CDS encoding NADH-quinone oxidoreductase subunit N; its protein translation is MSAVVSAVGFVQPVPWLVISPPLAVAVTALLVLVVDAFAPARRRGAAPWLSLAGLVAGIALLVVSMARASSWAEGAFCASGTGAPLRAVACSYVADPLTWTFQFIVAGGAAIVVLLSAGSGWEGRRWPPDRPGVRSYGEPAGTGTLGGGIPTGEYHFLLLASAAGAMTLAAARDLITLVVALEVVSLPVFALVGLRRGDRRGAEGALKFFLVSVVSVGVMLFGVSLVYGVTGTMYLDRIARALSPAGHPGVAGSAAIAATPALPGGDLAAVAGLGVMLTLVGLAFKVAAVPFHFWVPDTYVGAPVPVAAYLSVVSKAAGFVGILLVVGWAFPGYVGMWAPIIGVLAAATMTLGNLVALRQRNAVRLLAWSSVAQAGYLLVPLAASNGDVRGNTLSATVAYLLVYAVANLGAFAVVSLTVSTGPGRLLGDYRGLFWRRPARALALGFFLLALAGLPPGVLGLFGKFVLFRAAIDGGAGWLAVVMAVNVVIALAYYLYWTALLFRSPEGVTEAGTEANGAAGVGAGAAAGAAGAGVWAGPWPARIAVGVLVVIAVLLSVFPEIALGFLAYPARA